A single genomic interval of Antechinus flavipes isolate AdamAnt ecotype Samford, QLD, Australia chromosome 1, AdamAnt_v2, whole genome shotgun sequence harbors:
- the CALR3 gene encoding calreticulin-3: MAQVMVPGPLWVLWLVRAALATVYFQEEFLDGESWRNRWIPSTNDSNFGHFRLSSGKFYGDIQKDKGLQTTENAKFYAISSRFKPFSNKGKTLVIQYTVKHEQKMDCGGGYIKIFPSDLDQKNLNGKSQYYIMFGPDICGFDIKKVHVILFYKDQYHSNKKPIRCKVDGFTHLYTLTLRPDLTYEVKIDTDVIESGNIEEDWNLRLRKLEKSAMKMPKNWEKSQNDKLSDVPSQDWDKHFLDASANKPSDWNSELDGEWQPSVIQQTKYKHGLKSQNMDNSDYKDVWLHQKIESSGYLQDFELSEYENIGVIGLELWQVRSGTIFDNFLITDDENYAAEFGLKTWGRTKGPEKEMDMIQAKEEIKKAREEEEQLLRESIKEKHFQTQHVKDEL, from the exons ATGGCCCAGGTCATGGTACCTGGGCCTCTATGGGTTCTATGGTTGGTGCGGGCGGCGCTGGCCACCGTATACTTCCAGGAAGAGTTCCTCGATGGAG AAAGTTGGAGGAATAGATGGATACCTTCCACTAATGACTCCAACTTTGGGCATTTTAGGCTATCATCAGGAAAATTTTATGGTGATATACAGAAAGATAAAG GTCTGCAAACCAcagaaaatgcaaaattttatgCTATCTCCTCACGATTTAAACCATTTAGTAATAAAGGAAAGACTCTGGttattcagtatactgtaaaaCATGAACAGAAGATGGATTGTGGTGGGGGTTATATTAAGATCTTTCCTTCAGACTTGGATCAGAAGAACTTAAATGGGAAGTCACAGTATTACATTATGTTTG gaccTGATATTTGTGGATTTGATATCAAGAAAgttcatgttattttattttacaaggaTCAATATCATTCAAACAAGAAACCAATCAGATGTAAG GTTGATGGCTTTACACATTTATACACTCTGACTTTAAGACCAGATCTAACTTATGAAGTGAAAATTGATACTGACGTAATTGAATCAGGCAACATAGAAGAGGATTGGAATTTAAGACTTAGAAAACTGGAGAAATCTGCAATGAAGATGCCTAAGAACTGGGAAAAATCTCAGAATGATAAGCTCAGTGATGTTCCAtctcag GACTGGGATAAACATTTTTTGGATGCCAGTGCTAACAAGCCTAGTGACTGGAATAGTGAGTTGGATGGAGAATGGCAGCCATCAGTGATCCAGCAAACTAAATATAAA CATGGATTGAAATCACAGAATATGGATAATTCAGATTATAAAGATGTTTGGCTCCATCAGAAGATTGAAAGCTCAGGATACTTGCAAGATTTTGAACTATCAGAATATGAGAATATTGGTGTTATTGGACTGGAACTTTGGCAG GTAAGATCTGGAACCatctttgataactttttgatcactGATGATGAGAATTATGCTGCAGAGTTTGGACTGAAAACCTGGGGAAGGACAAAG ggtccagagaaggaaatggacatGATACAAgctaaggaagaaattaaaaaagcaagagaggaagaagaacaaTTGCTAAGAGAAAGCATTAAGGAAAAGCATTTCCAAACTCAACATGTAAAAGACGAGCTCTAG
- the C1H19orf44 gene encoding uncharacterized protein C19orf44 homolog isoform X1 — MSFLNCGIRNKQNSRMSAARKASLLNANHLANDFFYDSSDISIGDMRIKETQNRVFRSEGLDKTSFSQSRFLKRKQNADENQFFFKDNTVKEIGSRTSLNRSMTTASKIRANAALMKLAQIETKIMSRKLQVDLSDTDTDGKSADGLSLKNVSDIPWQHRDKLPIAGSNERVNRFLKKKGPAIEKIASTVQSGNVKNSQSPKQKEPVGKLVSMDSDEEEMKLLLGNFVKPFDDKDAPTNAVLMNTKLKEDEYKAFSMDEILSPPGPVSPPSEEFSSLKLFRTLCLPEESCQETASCNSPSRTPSPQSGFSDNKTSRSPSLSIMHYFSRPTSPKMQHIKLAFSPGETEIGSLDELFSEASSDSLNDFKINILSLDDLAPVDVSEKKELRQKEEDHRIKPSNKELKRDVSVVKNIQRRNVKEMSPETSMNITSLDLEEESCIASEICEDVNEKSDTFSREESISRRSPSPRLQENTINSVYSEDFEKSTASGQATYSQESSNKTPESLSESPSQRDLSTESGEPGPKWSENVRRLLVKEVAVQTYDPAFTYSWKKETMATIGPSLGRAYVDPEPIATHVISADAIEALTAYSPAAFALNDMLKQQLTLTKQFMETSRYLHYSLLKSLEDDTFHYHTLEEVKDYIRKHKSPPLTIEKALDEVLKEMSDH; from the exons AtgtccttcttaaactgtggcatTCGGAATAAACAAAACTCCAG GATGTCAGCAGCAAGGAAAGCCAGCCTGTTAAATGCCAACCACTTAGCTAATGACTTTTTTTATGATTCCAGTGACATTTCCATAGGAGATATGAGGATAAAAGAAACTCAGAATAGGGTCTTTAGAAGTGAAGGCCTTGATAAGACATCATTTAGCCAAAGCAGATtcttaaagaggaaacaaaatgctGATGAAAACCAGTTTTTCTTCAAGGATAATACTGTAAAGGAGATAGGGAGCAGGACCTCTTTAAATAGATCAATGACTACTGCCTCCAAGATCAGGGCTAATGCAGCTTTGATGAAACTAGcacaaatagaaactaaaattATGAGCCGAAAGCTGCAGGTTGATTTGTCTGACACTGACACAGATGGGAAAAGTGCTGATGGCCTTTCCCTGAAAAATGTAAGTGACATTCCCTGGCAACATAGGGATAAACTTCCCATTGCCGGTAGCAATGAAAGAGTGAATCGGTTTCTGAAGAAGAAAGGTCCAGCTATTGAAAAAATAGCCAGTACGGTACAGTCTGGAAATGTCAAGAATTCTCAATCACCAAAACAGAAAGAGCCGGTTGGAAAGTTGGTATCTATGGATAGTGATGAGGAGGAAATGAAATTGTTGCTGGGAAACTTCGTGAAGCCTTTTGATGACAAAGATGCACCTACGAATGCTGTTCTTATGAACACTAAACTTAAGGAGGATGAATATAAGGCATTCTCTATG GATGAGATTCTGAGTCCACCAGGTCCAGTTTCTCCACCTAGTGAAGAATTTTCCAGTCTCAAGCTTTTTCGAACATTATGTTTGCCTGAAGAAAGCTGTCAAGAAACTGCCTCCTGCAATAGCCCTTCAAGAACTCCTTCCCCACAGAGTGGCTTTTCAGATAACAAAACTTCAAGATCACCATCACTTTCAATAATGCATTACTTTTCAAGGCCAACATCCCCCAAAATGCAGCATATAAAACTAGCATTCTCACCTGGGGAGACTGAAATTGGATCATTGGATGAGTTGTTCTCTGAAGCATCCAGTGATAGCTTAAATG attttaaaataaatattttatcccTTGATGATTTGGCTCCAGTTGATGTCagtgaaaaaaaagaactcagacAAAAA GAAGAAGATCATAGAATAAAACCATCAAACAAGGAATTAAAGAGAGATGTATCAGTtgtaaaaaatatacaaagaagaaatgTCAAAGAGATGAGTCCAGAGACAAGTATGAACATTACTTCTCTTGACCTTGAAGAGGAAAGTTGCATTGCAAGTGAAATATGTGAGGATGTGAATGAGAAGTCTGATACCTTTTCTAGAGAAGAAAGTATTTCCAGGAGATCACCATCTCCTAGACTGCAGGAAAATACTATAAACTCAGTATATTCTgaagattttgaaaaatcaaCAGCATCTGGGCAGGCAACCTACTCCCAAGAGTCATCAAACAAGACACCGGAGTCTTTGTCTGAGAGCCCTTCTCAAAGAGATCTTAGCACAGAATCAGGAGAGCCTGGTCCAAAATGGAGTGAGAATGTAAGGAGACTCTTAGTGAAAGAAGTGGCTGTTCAGACTTATGATCCTGCATTCACCTACAGCTGGAAAAAAG AGACCATGGCGACCATTGGCCCAAGTTTGGGTAGAGCTTATGTGGACCCTGAACCTATTGCCACTCATGTGATTAGTGCAGATGCAATAGAAG ctCTGACAGCCTATAGTCCTGCAGCCTTTGCTCTGAATGACATGTTAAAACAGCAGCTGACATTGACAAAGCAGTTTATGGAAACCAGCCGGTATCTGCATTATTCTCTCCTGAAGTCCCTGGAAGATGACACATTCCATTATCATACATTGGAAGAAGTTAAAGAC
- the C1H19orf44 gene encoding uncharacterized protein C19orf44 homolog isoform X3, with translation MSFLNCGIRNKQNSRMSAARKASLLNANHLANDFFYDSSDISIGDMRIKETQNRVFRSEGLDKTSFSQSRFLKRKQNADENQFFFKDNTVKEIGSRTSLNRSMTTASKIRANAALMKLAQIETKIMSRKLQVDLSDTDTDGKSADGLSLKNVSDIPWQHRDKLPIAGSNERVNRFLKKKGPAIEKIASTVQSGNVKNSQSPKQKEPVGKLVSMDSDEEEMKLLLGNFVKPFDDKDAPTNAVLMNTKLKEDEYKAFSMDEILSPPGPVSPPSEEFSSLKLFRTLCLPEESCQETASCNSPSRTPSPQSGFSDNKTSRSPSLSIMHYFSRPTSPKMQHIKLAFSPGETEIGSLDELFSEASSDSLNDFKINILSLDDLAPVDVSEKKELRQKEEDHRIKPSNKELKRDVSVVKNIQRRNVKEMSPETSMNITSLDLEEESCIASEICEDVNEKSDTFSREESISRRSPSPRLQENTINSVYSEDFEKSTASGQATYSQESSNKTPESLSESPSQRDLSTESGEPGPKWSENVRRLLVKEVAVQTYDPAFTYSWKKETMATIGPSLGRAYVDPEPIATHVISADAIEALTAYSPAAFALNDMLKQQLTLTKQFMETSRYLHYSLLKSLEDDTFHYHTLEEVKDKSTRRL, from the exons AtgtccttcttaaactgtggcatTCGGAATAAACAAAACTCCAG GATGTCAGCAGCAAGGAAAGCCAGCCTGTTAAATGCCAACCACTTAGCTAATGACTTTTTTTATGATTCCAGTGACATTTCCATAGGAGATATGAGGATAAAAGAAACTCAGAATAGGGTCTTTAGAAGTGAAGGCCTTGATAAGACATCATTTAGCCAAAGCAGATtcttaaagaggaaacaaaatgctGATGAAAACCAGTTTTTCTTCAAGGATAATACTGTAAAGGAGATAGGGAGCAGGACCTCTTTAAATAGATCAATGACTACTGCCTCCAAGATCAGGGCTAATGCAGCTTTGATGAAACTAGcacaaatagaaactaaaattATGAGCCGAAAGCTGCAGGTTGATTTGTCTGACACTGACACAGATGGGAAAAGTGCTGATGGCCTTTCCCTGAAAAATGTAAGTGACATTCCCTGGCAACATAGGGATAAACTTCCCATTGCCGGTAGCAATGAAAGAGTGAATCGGTTTCTGAAGAAGAAAGGTCCAGCTATTGAAAAAATAGCCAGTACGGTACAGTCTGGAAATGTCAAGAATTCTCAATCACCAAAACAGAAAGAGCCGGTTGGAAAGTTGGTATCTATGGATAGTGATGAGGAGGAAATGAAATTGTTGCTGGGAAACTTCGTGAAGCCTTTTGATGACAAAGATGCACCTACGAATGCTGTTCTTATGAACACTAAACTTAAGGAGGATGAATATAAGGCATTCTCTATG GATGAGATTCTGAGTCCACCAGGTCCAGTTTCTCCACCTAGTGAAGAATTTTCCAGTCTCAAGCTTTTTCGAACATTATGTTTGCCTGAAGAAAGCTGTCAAGAAACTGCCTCCTGCAATAGCCCTTCAAGAACTCCTTCCCCACAGAGTGGCTTTTCAGATAACAAAACTTCAAGATCACCATCACTTTCAATAATGCATTACTTTTCAAGGCCAACATCCCCCAAAATGCAGCATATAAAACTAGCATTCTCACCTGGGGAGACTGAAATTGGATCATTGGATGAGTTGTTCTCTGAAGCATCCAGTGATAGCTTAAATG attttaaaataaatattttatcccTTGATGATTTGGCTCCAGTTGATGTCagtgaaaaaaaagaactcagacAAAAA GAAGAAGATCATAGAATAAAACCATCAAACAAGGAATTAAAGAGAGATGTATCAGTtgtaaaaaatatacaaagaagaaatgTCAAAGAGATGAGTCCAGAGACAAGTATGAACATTACTTCTCTTGACCTTGAAGAGGAAAGTTGCATTGCAAGTGAAATATGTGAGGATGTGAATGAGAAGTCTGATACCTTTTCTAGAGAAGAAAGTATTTCCAGGAGATCACCATCTCCTAGACTGCAGGAAAATACTATAAACTCAGTATATTCTgaagattttgaaaaatcaaCAGCATCTGGGCAGGCAACCTACTCCCAAGAGTCATCAAACAAGACACCGGAGTCTTTGTCTGAGAGCCCTTCTCAAAGAGATCTTAGCACAGAATCAGGAGAGCCTGGTCCAAAATGGAGTGAGAATGTAAGGAGACTCTTAGTGAAAGAAGTGGCTGTTCAGACTTATGATCCTGCATTCACCTACAGCTGGAAAAAAG AGACCATGGCGACCATTGGCCCAAGTTTGGGTAGAGCTTATGTGGACCCTGAACCTATTGCCACTCATGTGATTAGTGCAGATGCAATAGAAG ctCTGACAGCCTATAGTCCTGCAGCCTTTGCTCTGAATGACATGTTAAAACAGCAGCTGACATTGACAAAGCAGTTTATGGAAACCAGCCGGTATCTGCATTATTCTCTCCTGAAGTCCCTGGAAGATGACACATTCCATTATCATACATTGGAAGAAGTTAAAGAC
- the C1H19orf44 gene encoding uncharacterized protein C19orf44 homolog isoform X2, with translation MSAARKASLLNANHLANDFFYDSSDISIGDMRIKETQNRVFRSEGLDKTSFSQSRFLKRKQNADENQFFFKDNTVKEIGSRTSLNRSMTTASKIRANAALMKLAQIETKIMSRKLQVDLSDTDTDGKSADGLSLKNVSDIPWQHRDKLPIAGSNERVNRFLKKKGPAIEKIASTVQSGNVKNSQSPKQKEPVGKLVSMDSDEEEMKLLLGNFVKPFDDKDAPTNAVLMNTKLKEDEYKAFSMDEILSPPGPVSPPSEEFSSLKLFRTLCLPEESCQETASCNSPSRTPSPQSGFSDNKTSRSPSLSIMHYFSRPTSPKMQHIKLAFSPGETEIGSLDELFSEASSDSLNDFKINILSLDDLAPVDVSEKKELRQKEEDHRIKPSNKELKRDVSVVKNIQRRNVKEMSPETSMNITSLDLEEESCIASEICEDVNEKSDTFSREESISRRSPSPRLQENTINSVYSEDFEKSTASGQATYSQESSNKTPESLSESPSQRDLSTESGEPGPKWSENVRRLLVKEVAVQTYDPAFTYSWKKETMATIGPSLGRAYVDPEPIATHVISADAIEALTAYSPAAFALNDMLKQQLTLTKQFMETSRYLHYSLLKSLEDDTFHYHTLEEVKDYIRKHKSPPLTIEKALDEVLKEMSDH, from the exons ATGTCAGCAGCAAGGAAAGCCAGCCTGTTAAATGCCAACCACTTAGCTAATGACTTTTTTTATGATTCCAGTGACATTTCCATAGGAGATATGAGGATAAAAGAAACTCAGAATAGGGTCTTTAGAAGTGAAGGCCTTGATAAGACATCATTTAGCCAAAGCAGATtcttaaagaggaaacaaaatgctGATGAAAACCAGTTTTTCTTCAAGGATAATACTGTAAAGGAGATAGGGAGCAGGACCTCTTTAAATAGATCAATGACTACTGCCTCCAAGATCAGGGCTAATGCAGCTTTGATGAAACTAGcacaaatagaaactaaaattATGAGCCGAAAGCTGCAGGTTGATTTGTCTGACACTGACACAGATGGGAAAAGTGCTGATGGCCTTTCCCTGAAAAATGTAAGTGACATTCCCTGGCAACATAGGGATAAACTTCCCATTGCCGGTAGCAATGAAAGAGTGAATCGGTTTCTGAAGAAGAAAGGTCCAGCTATTGAAAAAATAGCCAGTACGGTACAGTCTGGAAATGTCAAGAATTCTCAATCACCAAAACAGAAAGAGCCGGTTGGAAAGTTGGTATCTATGGATAGTGATGAGGAGGAAATGAAATTGTTGCTGGGAAACTTCGTGAAGCCTTTTGATGACAAAGATGCACCTACGAATGCTGTTCTTATGAACACTAAACTTAAGGAGGATGAATATAAGGCATTCTCTATG GATGAGATTCTGAGTCCACCAGGTCCAGTTTCTCCACCTAGTGAAGAATTTTCCAGTCTCAAGCTTTTTCGAACATTATGTTTGCCTGAAGAAAGCTGTCAAGAAACTGCCTCCTGCAATAGCCCTTCAAGAACTCCTTCCCCACAGAGTGGCTTTTCAGATAACAAAACTTCAAGATCACCATCACTTTCAATAATGCATTACTTTTCAAGGCCAACATCCCCCAAAATGCAGCATATAAAACTAGCATTCTCACCTGGGGAGACTGAAATTGGATCATTGGATGAGTTGTTCTCTGAAGCATCCAGTGATAGCTTAAATG attttaaaataaatattttatcccTTGATGATTTGGCTCCAGTTGATGTCagtgaaaaaaaagaactcagacAAAAA GAAGAAGATCATAGAATAAAACCATCAAACAAGGAATTAAAGAGAGATGTATCAGTtgtaaaaaatatacaaagaagaaatgTCAAAGAGATGAGTCCAGAGACAAGTATGAACATTACTTCTCTTGACCTTGAAGAGGAAAGTTGCATTGCAAGTGAAATATGTGAGGATGTGAATGAGAAGTCTGATACCTTTTCTAGAGAAGAAAGTATTTCCAGGAGATCACCATCTCCTAGACTGCAGGAAAATACTATAAACTCAGTATATTCTgaagattttgaaaaatcaaCAGCATCTGGGCAGGCAACCTACTCCCAAGAGTCATCAAACAAGACACCGGAGTCTTTGTCTGAGAGCCCTTCTCAAAGAGATCTTAGCACAGAATCAGGAGAGCCTGGTCCAAAATGGAGTGAGAATGTAAGGAGACTCTTAGTGAAAGAAGTGGCTGTTCAGACTTATGATCCTGCATTCACCTACAGCTGGAAAAAAG AGACCATGGCGACCATTGGCCCAAGTTTGGGTAGAGCTTATGTGGACCCTGAACCTATTGCCACTCATGTGATTAGTGCAGATGCAATAGAAG ctCTGACAGCCTATAGTCCTGCAGCCTTTGCTCTGAATGACATGTTAAAACAGCAGCTGACATTGACAAAGCAGTTTATGGAAACCAGCCGGTATCTGCATTATTCTCTCCTGAAGTCCCTGGAAGATGACACATTCCATTATCATACATTGGAAGAAGTTAAAGAC